Sequence from the Periplaneta americana isolate PAMFEO1 chromosome 5, P.americana_PAMFEO1_priV1, whole genome shotgun sequence genome:
taatgaactCATTTTTAATGTGCAAAAACTCAACTaagtattcaatttaaatttaattatatatacatatatattattcgAAACAAATAGGTTTGATTAATAAATGCAGGGGGTATAAAAACAGAAATACTTAATTTAACAaagtctaattctaaagtacgGTACTTAACTGTGGTCTTAACTTCCAAATTAATCCAATTCTCTGAAATGACAATGACAtattaatattcattaaaatttcaaacaactcagtGACATTATATTCAGCTATGAACTGCATTGTTGTCTCTAGATTAGGCCGAAAGTACTGAGGAAGAAATTACGAAGTAATCAACGAGAAGGCTCCGTCGTGTTAAGTTCAGACACGGGGAGAATAAAGACAGAATGGAaaagaattttcaaaatgttatttcAAGTCCCAAATATCATTGCAATTCAAACCATGTTCACAGTAACAATCGCGAACAGTATAAGCGTTTTGCGAAATTACAGGAATTCGATTAGTCACGTGTCACTCTTTTTAATTGATAAATTTTCTTCACAGCCAATAGTTACCACTTgctacaattttatacaagaataaGACACAGATCTCTGTAAATTTACATTATCTAAACGTAGACAAATGCGTGTATagtataacaataattttaatacaaagttAAATAAATGCTTACTCTTTCACAgaattcttcaaaatattttactatAAAAACCAAGCAAATTATATTcattactagggaacggatttttatgtaattacatattatattcctttcaacctaacagaATATGGAAGGGTTGTGGATTGAGTCTCGCCTTGGgcgttgtgtttgtattagtataagtaaaacaaaggaaacaaatggaaaacataaaacaaagataactttggtaaacggcctctggccggtctaaatttatatatatatatatatatatatatatatatatatatatatatatatatatatatatatatatataacaaatctttgcgaatcttgtaattaccattaatatattaaaattttatactacatatttttacatatttaccccacattacatattatgacttggtattacataaatctacatatttaggggttttattcatttttacttctctaaaaggagaaaaaaaaacttctgctggggaagtttacaatttgaaatacaacgATTTAAAAAAACCTTTTCACTTACCCAAGAAGGGATATAATATTGTTCTGcatacgtcttaacaagccgtttccatgcaatttgcaagcttacccaccctcttcctaatccttccagggaaaacccgtgtcaagtctgacatgagccgcaataaagtagccaaattttgaaaagaagctggagtaaaggaacaaactggaaatatgttgaaagatcaggttattgcttgacctctttactttaaatttagtagacctatacggaaatgggattttccgagcaattagaaagtatagttctcggctggaataatcctacccttctgattgagacaggaatgtcacttttcaaacagtttgtaaatgcctatagtttgaggttttagtaggtactttgtttcttaaagggagcagctaaaatgcatctCATTTTCTcgtaatccagtaaagcgaaacagtacttgcagttctgttgtgtcattcatttcactcagttctctagttttagtacttacagtataaagtgcaagtgagtttatctactgcttttaactagctaaaatggcccctgtatctacaaaccctaacgacaaaaataaaatcatggatcgcgatggacgaagctttcactacagatggaaaaataataatgtgtcaagtgtgcggtaaaaaattgggtgctctatgaaatcacaactggagagtcttacatatcctatacctgccatatattgatattaaatattttcatgattttacatattttggtacatattcagcttatttttcttacataaatatgtacatatttcacaccttgatattgcaTAAAAATTCGGTCCCTATTCATCACCGTAAGCATAAGTATCTAAGAATACACAAAATAACATAATGCAGTGGAagcatttcatagtaaatttcaAAAGATGGTCGCTGGTCATCATGTGAGTATTTGGAGGTTAATTCAAAACATCAATGATTAAGAACATGAGAATGAAACTCTCATACACCAAATTCGTGTACGTCATCGAAATATTAAGCCTCCAGTTAATAAGCATACCAAAGAAACCAACAATGAATAGAGGCAATCGTCTGGAGATATCATGAATTCAAAGACAGGAATGATATAAAGCGCTACCTTCGTGCAACATCTTATCACTTAAAAATGCATGGACAGCCAGAAGAGGAAGGTCAAGATCAAGagatggaataaaataattcaatataaattggagatttctgtgtgtttatacattaaaaatgatGGTCTCATGCataggacattttacataaaaaaattcatcGTAAATCGaagatttctgtgtgtttatacataaaaaattatgatttcatgTATAGGACATTTTACATTTATGGACATTTAActaagtggacatttaattttatggacatttaattttatggacaattATGTAAGAGGATATTTTGCTAATGGACACTTCTCTTTGCGgacgtattgaaatggacattttaacctccaaccTATACCTCGTATGGCATTAGAATAGGATTCTACGAGTGGCACGGGATAACATCCTAGAGGGAGGAAAGAAATTACCTGGAAGACagaaaaaaaagatagaaaatCTCCTCATTTCTGGTTGAAACAGGCTTGGAGCCTAGTAAAACgagaaggaaaggagaagaagaagaaatagtgtaACAGATCTCAtgcacttaaatttttattttaattagtacATTGATTGCAATTTCATATTGATAGCGAAACAGAACTCAAGGACTTCAGTTTTATTATCacgaataaaataattgtaatatttcatattGATAGAGCAAATCAGAACATAGGAggggtaatagtaggaggaagaagaataaagtgtttggcgttgttagcagaagagcagacaatactaagggatttgctactggagctaaataacatcTGTGAGTACTATGGGATGAAGAtcaatgtaaacaagacgaagactatggttatcggatgaaaaataaagaaggtaaacatgcgagtcctaaatgaggcagtagagcaagtgaacggtttcaaatacttggatgtactacaagcagtaacattagctgttgccaggaagtcaaaaggaatacagcaatgacaaaggaagcttttaataaaaaagaagtatcttctgcagacctctgctaAAAgtactaaagaagagactagtgaaatgtttgtatggcattgtatagggcagatacatggacattacgaggaagtaaagagaagcgaatagaagcatttgaaatgtggatatggagaagaatggagcgtgtgaaatggacagacagaataagaaatgaagctgtgttggaaagagcggctgaaggaagaatgatgctgaaactgatcaggaagagaaaaataaattagttgagtccctggctaagaagaaactgcctactgaagggtgtactagaaggaatggtcAAGGGGAGAAAAGTTGGGGTAGAGGAAAATGTCACATGATCGACGGCATTAATATATTTGGATCATATTTGGAGACTAAGAAGAATGCAGATAaaaggaaacattggagaatgttgggtttgcagtgaaagacctgctcttggatcgaaaaactatgaatgaatgagagcaAATGTTATGAATTTTTATGCATATGTGCATTAATAATTCACTACATTCTTACAATCATATTTAAACTTCGTTCATTGGACCTACTTATTGTTTGCTTGATATCAGAATCTTATTATAACCAAACAGCGGATTTtgggtcccgatactgaacgtcAGGTGTATGTCAGATGCGGGGAGGTCACTGAACTCAATGCTAATCTCCCTCCTTACACCAAGGGACGTGACGTCTTGTTGCTGTGTAGGgatcgaaaatccgctgtctgtttATAGTTTTATATACAAGACACTCATAATTCTATCGGATCTTTAGTTTCAGTAGGCGCCAGAAGCAATACAATGAACCTTTTctaccttgtactgtataattaatacaaattaacacTTCTTTGTGGTTGCACTTCCATGACGAGAATCGAAGCTCTTAAGAACTAAAGACGAGTGATTTGACAATTAGCACTATTGTTCAGGGGATTCCACAAAATTCTAGTGCGTAAGTGTGTCTTCGCCGGAAAACAGGGGAATCATTTCCTGATGAATGGTCAGGATTGTGAATTCCGACCTCTTGCACCATTTTGAATAATGCTTCCTGTTTCTCGTATTTGTATAAATATGTGGAGTCCGCCATGAGCGAATCAAATCTCTACAAGTCCAGAGACTGATAAGCAACTGGCAGAGGAACGGGAAAACATCGTCAACATGAAGAACTTTAGTGTAAGTATTTCAGAATAATAGATAGTAAACTTTTCAGAAAGTAATCTGTAAATGCATGGATCGAGCCAGACGTATTTGAATGAACAGAAACTTTGTAATGGATCttcattaagtaggcctaataggctacGACATTTTCTACCCATTTTGAAacccatcaccatcatcatcataaccaccaccagcatcatcatcatcattgtcaccaTAATGAGACTACCTCATAATATAAGTCGGTTTGCCCTGACTTCAAAATTTAtttgagtaaataataataataataataataataataataataataataataatagtaatatttgatatttattgatatttatgtgctggacaacagccattggccaataaaagtccagcacagtgatacaattaatacataaaaatgaacaactatgatacaaattaaatacttgagttaacaacaaaataaagaatatagattaaaataattaatttacaagaattaatactaaaaaatattagggaaaggagttgattcttactaccaatttgtgtatagggattatgcaaataatattaggaatgacattgccatattctaatacttctatacattgaatggatcgaaatgtaagttagcatgtttaatacatctggagaccggagaggtagattaataataataataataataataataataataataataataataataattccttggAATTTCTATGTGTAGTATTCAGAATTCGAAAGGGCAATTGAAGCAACTTATTCcacatatataatttatatatgttcGACATagcacaaacaataataatacaaatttctaGTGTGACTAATTTCTGGGCTTTGGAGGTGATTTTTTCGGAATTAAGATCAAATTTTTCTGTATATTCTTTATATGTTTATTAGTAAGTTCAGTCTGCCTGGGTGGCACAGTCAGTACAGTGCTGgccttaagtgtgcttaaatgcgacaggctcatgtccgtagatttactggcatgtagaagaactccttCGTGACAAAataccggcacaccggcgacggcgatataacttcggcagttgcgagcgtcgttaaataaaacataattttttattaataaattgagTTTCTTCAAAACTTACAACAATGACTCTCAAACTCTAGGTTATATTATCTACTTTTATTCAATAGAGAGTGGAGCGTGCTTCATCATTTTTAAGATTCCGCTTTAGGTCTACTATTTTTATAATCTACCCAAAATGAGAATCGCACTTAATGTAAAAAAGTGACCAAAGTGGGCTATTCTTGGTGGAAAGGAAGAAATAGTAATTTACTTTTCATTTCTTCTTAGACATACGAATTGTTATTTCCCTGAttcattatgaaacaaaaaattgcAGAATTTCAAATGGTTACTGTAACAACAGtataagccagtgatgtcaaagcaagcgcatttttctgaccttgacgtcttgcgcgggcagcaagcgctaagtatggaaagaggaagggttatgtatatgaataagcaacctgttggattaagaaaacagtggtgcacaaacttcaaacggaacgtgaaattttatgtcgttatttttatatggcttctttctgtttaatattatctatattgtctgtaaaacaaaagtactaacactaatgtcttaatattgcacttgtgttttaaatcttaataacataatagagagttaagaaggaatattcacttaaatcccatagtagtataatattatactgtattaagtggatgagacacatcattcataaagaaagtgatattccaaagaaagagattgagtatgacatgataagttggaatttatattgatggtatctttagccttacaaaagtaatcaataaactaatcaaaacaatattacagtacaaagcaaagttacctaggtactgtatttgttttaagtgtaactaatattacataacaaaactcttatcgcattatgcttttaaggtgagatttgtgagcaacttcctatcatcagaatattaaattattttctcgaaatgtgctgaagctatagagctgacatttttacaacacatgggcacgtatcttttgcttatgatgtaacagtagttgctttgttaattcatttccttacaagcaatttccatgcatatattttcaaaattttcaatacactatcttcagtaatacgtatttacggtacgTTAGAttcacgaaaacattctgtaaggctactaaataaacaggcctatatctgaaaatttcacttttctataaaaaaagaagctgagaaaatatttctttagaataaaaaaattaaacttgtgaaaaatgagcattaaaattaaaacttacattcttataatgcacttatacttctcaggcaaatctaaaaattaacatggatacagttttaataagttctcttctctttatctattgaatcagtgctggccatccctgaatatagctcgacctagcggcatataccacctctttcgtctgtctctttcctttcctatgtaaagcgctcaggctctcctggactctaaagcgcgcgcttgctcctgtgggcatcaattgacatgcctggtgtaaGCCATAGCTGAATGCCAATGTTATAAATAGTTAggtcatgaaccaatgtaacttgtgtaacCACACGCAATGACGCCACCTCTTCTTGCTAAAGGTATGAGGGCGTTAAATTTTCGTAATCACTAATATCTCGGCATTGAGAGCAGCTACAGAATTGTGTCACCACTCATTCGATTCGTAATGGCGAGCTCTATGATATTAAAGTACTAATAAGTACACTTTGAATGAACCATAGTTGTGAGCTGGCACTAATTTCGAAATGTtccttcatatgaagagaaaatatattgagtaTCCTTAATTAAATTCTAGGCTTAGTATTCCCGCTaactaaagactgaagttaaagacacattaggTATACAGTACttcgaacacaggtaatgcaacagaTAAAGATAGAAACAAACAGGTCGTTGCTTCGTGTTCGTGGAGGATAGTCAACTCCCAATATAGTGGAGCGCTGTTGAAAAGTTCTGACCAACTATGAAATAAAGCGTGATCAATTGGAGCTATGTAACaactatattacatataaactcaTGGTAGAGCCCTGATTGATCTCCATTTCcctcgtgatctttgcagtgaataataatgtgcattcacaagttacggaacttgaactttCTATAGATATCacttaaaatgattttatatcgCGAGAAACTTCTTTCAGTATCACCTGATACATGAGAATAATAaaattcctattgtctgatatttcttCTTATTTCATCAGACTATTGCGTATGTCACTCGCCATTCAAAACccactatttttctgtgttctttCCTAACATTTCCCTAAAATATCGATTATTtgtaaaccgaaaaaaaaaatagaacattcaaaccaacacaactgtagtttcattcccgaaactgagcGATGtgcactgctccgtcgatatagaagAAAGTCAATGTCTACCACTTAGATAtaacagcacgaatggccgtacaggctcgtgcgaagaatcttgtgtacatgagtttgtataattgtatatgaataaatccacttcattcattcattcattcattcattcattcattcattcattcattcattcattcattcacttagatataacacgcagaGCAAGTCCTCTGCAATCGACAAGCATCATGGTTGGGTACAACTTGAAAAtccaggaatattatggacagtaaaaagtCGATCAAaagggaatgggtatttaagaattgtcaattcatttttatttcaattcaggaatccgccccctgagcacgagttctactctttcaggggcgagctaaagtttttctgtatatattatattttatgttaaaattattagcaaaagaataaataaataaataaatttaaaaaaaaaagtgaatctgatacaactttctcgtacaaattaattttagttccaacaatatatctataaaatacaataataaattaataaatcaaccactaatgaatgaatgaataaaattataatgaatgaatgaatgaatgaatgaatgaatgaatgaatgaatgaatgaatgaatgaatgaatgaatgaatgaatgaatgaatgaatgaatgaatgaatgaatggatcgatcgatcgatggatggatggatggatggatggaaagatggatggatggatggatgaatgaatgaatgaatgaatgaatgaatgaatgaatgaatgaatgaatgaatgaatgaatgaatgaatgaatgaatgaatgaatgaatgaatgaatgagagaaagaaagaaagaaagaaagaaagaaagaaagaaagaaagaaggtttaccttaaactctctagcaatatccttaatatttgcgccattTTACTGTgtaagaaatactcagacgtgaacgtgctTGTGACATGATATCTTACTGTATGCGGAGGCTTGAATTCTCGTCaaaacaacagaccacgttgtactgttctccttctttctttatactcaaacgcattctactaaatcggcggagcagtgtattcTGTGTGTCAGTCTATCCCTTGATACAGCGCAGATTTAAAACGCATCCCAGGAGTGCATGCACAGCGGAATAAGAGCCTCTGATTTAGACACTTTTATGTATGTTTCTTCCATACTGGTAATGGCAATGAATGTAATTAGGCTCTCTTAGATAGAAatgtctttaaataaagtattgcgTGTCTCACATTTTCTGTTTTAACGTCAATAGACACACATTGCAGTTTGAATATAATCTTGAATATACTTTGCAATTATACTTCATggttttcatatcatattttctGTTTAATCAGGTGGTAACACTGCTGTGTCTCGTCCTGGTAACTGCAGCCTTGTCCCTCCCGACCCTGCCTGTTGGTGGAGAATCCTTGGACAACAATAAGCAAACACCAACTGACAACACTTTTGATGGTGGTCGAAATGCCTTACAGGAATACGATCTAGAGGCCTCCGAAGAAGATCTAGACGAGCCAATGGATGCTGACGACGATGACTTGGAGACTGCCGAGGTACTGGTTTTCAGACCACTCTTCAGCTACAGGAGAGTTCAGGCTGCGCGTCGACGAAATCAACAAAGAAATCTCGCTCGACGTCGAGCTCTCGGCTACCCATATTATCCATACCGACAATATTGACGTCAGATTGTGGGCATCATCATTTCGATCCTAAGCACTAGGCGTGAGACCTAAATCTGTTTGTAAAAGCAGAATCCTCAGCAACAATAGTTTAACATTGGTCTACCAAATCTTTACactaaaaatgcatttaaatgacAAATCTTATATTTGACTGCTTGATTGTTTACTAATATTACTAAATGGAGTATGAGAAGTGAACCCGTAAGTCCATGACATATTTACTCGACGTAATCTTCTTGCCTTACAATGAGAAGCCCCCAACTAAATTCACCAGCCAGCTATTTCGTTATTTCACTGCTCTGCAGGCCAAAATTCCTATTGAAacctcatcatcttcttcttcttcttttagcaTACAGCTCTTATAGTTTAGCTAAAGCCTCCTTTAAAACAATAGCCTAATCACTTCTgttctctgccctcttcctccatctccttattcccactttcctcaaatcttcCTCAATACAGTCTAACCATCTCAATCTGGGACGACCCCTATCTCTCTTTCCCTCCAGTATTCCAGTGAAGATCATCTTCTCCATTCTTTCGTCCTCCATTTTAATTAATTGGCCTACCCATTCAAGTCTTCTAATTTTTATCGAAGTTACTATATTAGGTTTCTTATATACTTGTTCTAATTCCAAGTTACTGCGAATTCtccaattattttgttctttaacaGGGCCATAAATCTTTGTCAGCATTTTCCTTCCCCATCttctaagttgttgttgtttctgttcAGTCATGATCCATGATTCACACCCATAAACCACTATGGGTTTAATTATTGTTCCGTTTAATAGTAATTTTGTCTGCTTAGAAATATACCTTCTTCTCATGACTTTGCCTAAGGCATAATAACATCTATTTCCTGCTGAAATTCTAGCTTTTATATCTTAACTGCAATCATTGCTCCATGTAACCACTGAACCCAAGTATTTAAACTCATTACATTCCTTAAATTGCTCTGAACCAATAGAAACCATCTTATTTTCTTCTGTTCTTATCCTATTTTTTGACGTGATTGAAACCTAATATTTCTGCAAAATCTGTCCTGTAGACTTTAGAGAGCTCTGgcagaaaaaaacaaaatagtaaatgtcgtaaACAGCAAATCAAGGGCTGGACAGAAGACACTAAATAATATATTGATTTTGATTACATCTTTCGAGATTATATGCCAGGTGTGTAGATATATatacgatataggcctacagagtggaagtgaaatagtcttgcaagttgaaaggaacgatagggtacGCTTGAATGGATAGAAAAcctatgttacgttttgtgattaaatgcacggttaattagaaaatttagttggaagttccagcagtctggcaacctcGCCGCTAAAAGTCTCCTTTCGTAtcgcaatacagatgtaagaggtcaacgaactcaacgTACGTGTACTGCCTCGCGCTCCCTTCTCTAAATCTCTAGCTATAACGTTGCGATATGGATTTTATCGTTCAGTGCTTTGATATTAGAAGTCTATAaactaaatttacatgaaaaccgcccacgttattgaaatacgacagagggataaattattctttattaaattttctatcgatatggacaaaagtcACTATCTAATGCGCAATAGTTACCGAGAGGGTATTAAACATttggagaagaaaaaaaaacattttttctgaaaaactaccaactttccaccaatattgtattatagttttttgttatatacaacatgagctattcgctctaaaaattcgtagggttatttcacttctaccctgtactTATTTTACCTTTAACTTTGATAAAATTTATGAACAtggtattttgaatttatttccttacatttattgtTTCGGGGAAAGAAATAATTACTGCCAAATGTTTTACAATACGCTTGATTAAGGTTTTGTGACGTTTCAAAGTGTTTTGGGATTGATTAATAGCTTTCGGTGATATTTTAAGATGCTCTCTCTTTCGTTTCAtaatctgtatttttttatttataaatcaatAGAGTAGCCTGAAACTACGTTCTGTCATTTCAATTCccagttaaattttctaaattgaaaCTTTAAATATGTATACATGTGAGACTGCCTGGAAAATCCCACCTTACGTCATTAGAGCATAATAAAGCCAAACAGgacaaaaaaaatcgattttgagaTCTTGATGCCATCTGTTAGCTTGCTTCATGAACTACATATAAAATACAGCTCCAAGGCTGCCAACGATGTGGAAACATATTATATTAGCGTCCAATTTTGTAAGTCCAACTTTAAATGTAATTTACTCAAAATGCTTATTTGAAAAGTAAAGTTTTcagaattcaataaaaaatgtaatttttgccctagaaacatgattttttttaatgttcagcaatttctcttctttccaataaattaaaaacagaaaattgataTTTTCTACTTAAGGTGGGATTTCACAGGCAGACTTACATACATAATTTTGTGGAGTACGGTAACTTACTAAATGTAAGCTTATTTGTTACAAATTGACTTCTGAAAGGCAGTTAAAACAGAGATGTAAACTTATAATCTTATGGAGATTTTAAAACACAATAACTAAAGAAGTCTGAAAGAGAAAAGCTGTATTAGTAGCCTAATTAAATTACTGATGAGAATTTATAATTAATTCCATCAATTTGTAACTTTATAAACTTTACTATATTCTGTTATTCATACATCAATGTAAGAGAAACTGATCTGAAAATATTGTCACAGTTAtgctaattattatttcaaattgaCATACAAATGTAAGAAAACATTGTCGCTATTCATTTGCAAGAAATTTCTGTTGtgacattttaatacattatgtCTGTCATATAATGTTACTATAGGtagttattacatttattttacaactttatatgctttgtaatattgtgtaattgtattcatacataaaaataaaaatttaattaatattcaagATAAATAGTAGTTAAATAGagtacctctgactgaggttctggctgatatgtaggcctacatctcacttgatatgtgatATGTGACAATACGTTCCCGGACAGTTTTCCCAAACCATTTTTCCCAATCTGATAGTCCCAGTTATGCATTATCCCAATGCCCATTTCTCCGAAAACATTTGCACCAAGAACAGTTTTCCCGATCTAAtattcccactgttaaattatcccaATGACCATTTCTCCCAAAACATTTGCACCAAGAATAGTTTTCCCAATCTAAtattcccactgttaaattatcccaATGACCATTTCTCCCAAAAGATTTGCACCAAGAACAGTTTTCCCAATCTAATAtccccactgttaaattatcccaATAGCCATTTCTCCCAAAACATTTGCACCTAGAAC
This genomic interval carries:
- the LOC138699914 gene encoding uncharacterized protein; amino-acid sequence: MKNFSVVTLLCLVLVTAALSLPTLPVGGESLDNNKQTPTDNTFDGGRNALQEYDLEASEEDLDEPMDADDDDLETAEVLVFRPLFSYRRVQAARRRNQQRNLARRRALGYPYYPYRQY